The sequence AACCGATggtttcctttgaaaactgaactccaaaataaacttgtctgaTCATCGTGGTTTTCAATCACAGAACAACGAAATCtagaaacttttttcaaatgggcgtaattgattctgaccttcATTTTTGGAATTGCGATTGTGcgtttaatttaaattattttggactactAATGCACTCAACAGGAAGAATAGATTGCAATCGATCAGGTAGTAACGTCAGTTCAACGAAATATGCTGAATGGAGAGAGTAGgagtcgtttcaaatttcaaggtcaaatacagttacgcctatttgaaaaaagttcctagaaatgCAAGTCAATAGGTTGCATCATTTGAATGTTAAACTAAATTGGTAATTGATCTCACagaaacattttatattgtagcaataatctaaatatcttatacCGTCCATTAAATCCAACTATCAGCTTCATATATAGTAATACCAGCAGGCTGACCTTTAACATATAGATGTTGAACTTGCTAACAATCGCTTAGAACATGTGTTCCCAAAATGTGGGTCGCGACTCCCAGGGAGGTCGTGGGCTGATCAATGATGGGTGGCGACAGACGATTCTTGATTCATTCTTTTGtccctattttgtcccacaaatctatcacagccattagatttggatctatgTAGTGAATGAAGAACagtaaattttgagattttgtcaaatacaatgaaatccaaacaattcattccaattccaataaaaatccaagccacattcaatccaattccaatcaacatccaatcctaaaccaatctatatccaatcccaaattcaatccaaatccattccacttTCAATCCATATCCGTTccacatccattccaaatccattcaaaatccactccaatcaaaatctaatccaattattattatttattcagactaaggccgaggtggcctgtgcggtatgtaagagtcttctccattcggctcggtccatggcaacacgtcgccagccacgcagtctacggagggtccgcaagtcatcttccacctgatcgatccaccttgcccgctgcgcacctcgccttcttgtgcccgtcggatcgttgtcaagaaccattttcaccgggttattgtccgacattctggctacgtgcccggcccaccgcagtcgtccgattttcgcggtgtgaacgatggatggttctcccaacagctgatgcaactcgtggttcattcgcctcctccatgtaccgtccgccatctgcaccccaccatagatggtacgcagcactttcctttcgaaaactccgagtgcgcgttggtcctccacgagcatcgtccaggtctcgtgtccgtagaggactaccggtctaatgagcgttttgtagatggtcagtttggtacggcggcgaactctattcgatcgaagcgtcttgcggagtcaaagtatgcacgatttccagccactatacgtctccgaatttctctgctggtattatTTTCGGCAGTGACCAGTGAGCCCACACAAATTCTTataccacctcgatttcttcaccaccgatgccaactcgcggtgggtggctcacattgtcttctcttgaatctCTACCTATcatatacttcgtcttcgacgtgttgatgactagtccaatccgcttggcttccctcttcagtctgatgtaggcttcctccatcttctcaaagttacgtgccataatatctatgtcgtcggcgaagccaaatagctggacggacttattgaaaattgtgccactcgtgttaatccctgctcttcgtattaccccttccaaagcgatgttgaatagcagacacgaaagaccatcaccttgccataaccctctgcgggtttcgaagggactcgagaatgcccctgaaactcgaactacgcacatcactcgatccatcgtcgctttgatcaaccgtgtcagtttatccggaaatccgttttcgtgcattagctgccatagctggtcccgatcgattgtatcatatgcggctttgaagtcgatgaatagatgatgtgtgggcacgttgtattcgcggcacttctgcagtacttggcgaatggcgaacacctggtctgtggtagagcgttcacccataaatcccgcctggtactgccccacgaactcccttgcaattggtgctagtcgacggcataaaatttgggagagtaccttgtaggcggcgttcagcaatgtgattgcgcggtagttgctacaatccagcttatcgccctttttgtagatgggacacacgacaccttccatccactcctgcggcaaaacttcctcctcccaaatcttggtaatgacccagtgcagcgctctagccagtgcctcaccaccgtgtttaaatagctctcctggtagttggtcaatcccagggctttgttgttcttcagccagccaatcttctcctggatttcctggagatccggggctggtagaattatgtcctgcgcgcgttccctaggtccatcaccataccgccatcttcgtctgccacatcgccattcaggtgctcttcgtagtgctgctgccacctttggatcacctcacgctcgttcgtaagaaggttcccgtttatgtccttacacatatcgggctgtggcacgtggcccttacgtgaacggttcaacttctcatagaactttcgtgtgttattagtgcggtacagttgctccgtctcttcacggtctcgatcttcctgctgacgcttttcctccggaaaatcgagttttgtctgttccgcgcctgtttatatcgtgcctcattcgctctcgtgcggtgttgcagcaatctcgcccatgctgcattcttctcttctactaactgctcacattcgccgtcataccagtcgtttctccgatccgggggcaccgtgccaagtgcagcggttgcggtgctaccaatggcggatcgaatatctctccagccatcttcaagagacgctgcgcctagctgctcttccgttgggagtgccacttccagctgctgcgcgtattcttgggctagtctaccgtcttgtagccgcccaatattaagccgcggcgtccgacttcgacgcgtgttgtacaccgtcgagagttttgagcgcaggcaaactgcaacgaggtagtggtcggattcaatattcgcactgcggtaagtgcggacgttcgtgatgtcggagaagaatttaccgtcgattagaacgtggtcgatttggttttccgtttcttggttaggtgatctccatgtggccttgtggatatttttgcggggaaagaaggtgcttcggactaccattccgcgggaggctgcgaagtttatgcatcgttggccgttgtcattcgatacggtgtgcagactatccggtccgatgaccggtctatacatttcctcccttcctacctgcgcgttcatgtcaccgatgacgattttgacgtcccgcagtgggcatccatcgtatgtctgctccagctgtgcgtagaacgcttctttctcgtcgtcgggtctcccttcgtgtgggcagtgcacgttgatgatgctatagttgaagaaacggcctttaatcctcagcttgcacatccttgcgttgattggctgccacccaatcacgcgttggcgcatctttcccagcactatgaagccggttcccagctcgttggtggtgccacagctttggtagaaggtagccgcccgatgcccgcttttccacaccttctgtcctgtccagcaaatctcctgcagcgccacgacgtcgaagttgcggggatgtaattcatcgtagatcatcctgtcgcaacctgcgaaacctagcgacttgcagttccatgttccaagcttccaatcgtgatcctttattcgtcgcctaggtctttgccgattatatcgagtcgcattatctcttatattgttcgtaattattggttttccaggcggcttattgggcctgcgcaaacctcctgtctcgccggagggccgtcgtgtcagggctgtttagcgtcccacctaacaccaggacttgggcttgtgcgctttgagcggcacacggtcgctttggcggagcctacttgcggatacatgcagctttttatagaggtttaacagggcccactgtcaaaccccaccacatcctaggcaggcgccacaactcgcagatggcctggggagggatcgtcaagcccttggacaaagtccctgctgcccccaatctaatccaaatccaatccaaatctaatctaaatccgttccaaatccaaatccaatcaaatgcaattctaatccaaatctaaatcaaattcaattcaaatacaatccaaatccaaccaaaatctaatccaaatccaatccatatccaattcaaatccattccaatcaaatccaacctaaatctaatccaaatccgttcgaattccaaatcacttccaatccattcaaagtaatataatgatgggatatgaagcaattaataatggtttgttcaatctaacgcgaacttaTTTTTTAATCTAAAAGGCAATGTGGGAGGATCGCAAGCAATTtgcgattctgctaggtgggtcgcatgtacAAGTAGTTCGGGAACATTTGGCCTAGgatatgatatttatctaaaatttcgcagAGATATCATATTTAAGTGAGATAGCATAAGTATATACctcaattttagaattttagatgttaaccagtactattagccaataactccaaacttatGACTTTGTGAATGCTGGCAACGTTTTTTGAGCATCGTGAATGTTGGATATCTCATCCAACGGGTAATTCCGCTACGACTAGTAACtcagtaaattccaaaataaacttcaagataatatattaagccttccaaacaactttgtagcatacgatagatctccatatctctcagatttagatagaactagcttaactaatagtctcatgtacactaaagtcACTAAGTTATgcatttcaaactaaatttattgtAACCAAAATAAATGCTTCCATGACCCACCTTGGGATTTAATAGATTGTCAACTTTTTTTCAGGCAGTCTCCCAGACACGCCTTGTggtattgcaaaccacaaactagCGGTCTCCCATGCTTTGTGATTTattaaaccacaatccattttccagcggtcttccagacgccttttgtggttttccaaaccacaaactattttccagCTCTTCCAggcacgctttgtgattttccaaatcacaatccactttccagcggtcttccagacgcgctttgtgattttccaaaccacaatctattttccagcggtcttccagacgcgctttgtgattttcaaaccacaatccattttccagcggtcttccagacacgctttgtgattttccaaaccacaatccattttgcagcggttttccagacacgctttgtgattttccaaaccacaacccATTTTCTTGTGtttttgaaatcagcgtcaggatccaacaaatctcctggcaggatcgccaaaatgtgtggccccgaatggccggagcgaattgttatgacagcagctctccgtgggtgcgtgtgcacgccacgaaggtctgaccagaagaggccgagtcatggcttgctgcgcactggtCGACACGCTGAGgggttaatgtataatcacacgctgatggtaatatactcaaaccccacaaaaGTAATAGCATctcccggtagtttaaagtcatgatctaGCAATAGCATCAGagccgcaaatggttttgatttcaaatatttttgtgtcaggtGAACTCATTGATAGTTTTACTttatctttctagaacattgttaccattaaaaacgttcaccgattcaTCGACAGCCatcacttaccccgtattttcacttacCCCGGGGTACCATTCAGCGAATTTTCAAATATCGACTCTTTCGGGCACGTTGTATAATgtatcgcctgctttgagcgtgcttacagcggcacactaggagtgagttaactttctgagatcagtatggcgaaaggcatctaaggttcgatttctcaaaatttcatcaaaaaatatttagtaggcatggtagcggacaccttcctacataatcggtaccaaatagtttttcatgaaaagtttctaatgttgaaaaaacccgcgttagatgtctttcgccatacacatttctggcggttaactcttgctggctattttgcgcatatactacagcgcctggatgtgacagcggcgggtagaaaatcagccactgccaataattcattgaaaatgTTTTTGGCATTATTTCAGCACGTTTTCGAGTACTTCGAAAGCCCATTTATTTGGATCCGGTTAAAAACTAAAATGGTTACATTGGCATGCTATGCTTTGCACAATATGCTCATGGAGCGCTACACGGACCTATATGCACCCACAGGGTAATTTGATCGATACACCGAGAACGGAATGCTTATTCCAGGTGAATGGAGGCAGAACATTCCAGTCAACACTAGAGGCCTTGactagtcaagtacgagacactgaaagacgtccttactgttgaggtcgaaatacgtatctgtcaaggtacaattaagtggtggaattaaatgggattgtacaaactcgtcttatgacaagtgaagacattccactaaaaatcagaaaataattttctttatcAAATATTTGAAGCTTTGACAATACACGATTTGTCATTTCTGCAaatatatctcgcttaacttttcaaaaggcctaagtaacatttttttcatgaattaagttgagtactgcaatcgaaagctttcttgtttttctgttgattgcgctattcaaattaattcaagaaaataatgttacttaggtccttttgaaaagttaagcgagatttgttttgCACAGTGTTGCAAATATTTGATAAACGAATATTTGACAAGTCAGTACACataaagaaaatatatttgttgACATCTggcaaatatttgtcaatatgacaaacagtggactgcgggCTTTACAGGCGATATTACTGGCAGGGTCAAGTTACCAGTACGGGCTCAAAAAACAAGGatagatacaatattttgtcAAAAGTCCTCCGTCATCGTGTGTGCTCCCTTGAGAACTTACGATGCCGCTAGTTGCAATTGAAGTCAAAGTTGTAATCGCGGCTCTACAGGGGTGTGCCGAAGCGCTATAGCCTGCCAGGAACATCTGGCGATACCCTACTTACTTTTTTATGTCCCTCGGTCGTAAACTCTCCGTAACCGTTCTTCGGTTATCGCGTGACATTTCCCGCATTGTCTTCCTTTTTTCGAAATACCCACTTGCAGCTGATAGGTGTACGTCCAGCCGGTAGTTCTTCTAGAATCCACGTCCCGTTTTTTATAAGAGATTTGTACTCAGCAGTCATTGCCACTTTCCAAAGGTCCTGTTCCGAACCACTAATCGCTTCCTCATAGCTTGTCGGTTCTTCGCGCACAGCCATCGCAACATCTACTTCAAAATCGTCAAATCGCTTGGGAAGCACACCCCTTGTGCTTCGTTTCGTATGCGCGCGCTCAACCTCACTAGCTTGCACGTTGTTTCGCTCGGGTTCATCATCCCATCCGTAAAACTCCTCCTCAGACTCATTACTTGCTTGCTGCTCCTCCTCAATACACGGCTTCTCGATATCAACTTGCTCCTGCGGAACATTCGCTACTGCTTTCTCCTGAGTGGCGTCCTCATCTTCGGAATCCAGTTCAACATGATATTCATTACTGCCAGGAATCGGATCACAAGACGATGATGATCCATCTCCAAGTTCTATAAATCGCGCATCGCGACTTATTGTTATTCCGTTGGTCTTCGGGTCCAAAAATCTGTAGGCCTTTCGATCGTCGCAGTATCCGACAAAAAGTAGTCGTTGAGCCTTACTGTCAAGTTTTGAGCGTTTATTGTCCGGGATGTGAACGTACGCGGGGCTCCCAAATATCTTCAAATTACTTAACGAAGGTTTCTGGCCGAACCATATTTCGTATGGAGTTCTGTCAACTGCACGTGATGGTAGTCGATTTTGCAAGTAGGCCGCGGTTGCTACTGCTTCACCCCAGAATCGCTTCGCAAGACCGGCGTCCAAAAGCATACATGTCGCCATCTCTTGGAGAGAGCGATTTTTGCGTTCTGCAATGCCGTTTTGCTGGGGTGAATAAGCGGCCGTGAATTGCGCTTGGATTCCTTCCACCTCGTAGAATTGCTTCAGTTCTTGGTTTACATATTCACCTCCACCATCCGACCGAATTACGCACGGGGCTCTACCAAAACGGGTCTTCATGTGTGCCACGAAACGCTTGATGCAAGCGGCCGCGTCTGACTTTTGCCTAAGCAAGCACACCACCGTGTATCGGCTGCGATCGTCAATGAGGGTCATTAGGTAGCGACACCCCCCTGGGGTGATATTCTTCATTGGACCGCATACGTCTGTATGGATAAGATCCAAAACACGCTCAGCACGCGTTCTTGAAGATTTAGGAAAAGGAATTCTGCTGGACTTACCCTCAAGGCAGTGCTCACAAACTTGCCGTAATCCACAGTCATGTACCTTTAGACCTTCACAAAGATTGCCCGCTCTGATTCGTTCGAGAACAGCCGGATCCCGGTGCCCAAACCGCCTATGCCAAGTGTGTTGGCAGCTGGACGAATGCCTAGCCTCCTTGCCCACCTTTGCATCCGCCGCTTTCTTCAGCATATACAAGTTGCCGCGAAGTTCTGCAACTGCCACCACTCGTTTTGCTGACGTCGAAATAGCGCACCGTGATTCTTCAAATTTGACATTCAATCCTTCTCGGGTTAGCTTCCACACAAATGGCAAAGCACTATCGAGATTGGGGGCGTATAGTACATCCTCGAAGAGTACCTTCAAAACTCCACCTTTATCGTCGATGCAATTTACTGTACCTTCGCCTACGCCGGCAGACGTAGTAGTTGAACCATCCGCCAGGACCACCTTGATTTTTACGTCTTCGTTCAGCTTGCTGAAGAAAGCCCTTTTGTTCGTCATGTGGGTCGAACACCCACTGTCAACTAGCCAACCACTGTTGCTTTGTTCTCCTGCCATGAAGCAAATGGTAACGTCAGACTCGGCCGCTTGTTTGGCCTTCGGTCCACCTTTCTTACCACCTTTCTGCGGATGATCACTTTTCTTCTCCTGGTGCATCAGCTGTTTCAACTGGCGACAATCACGTCGAAAGTGACCGGGCTTTCGACAATGATAGCAAACTTTTTCTTTTCGCCCAGCACTTTGTAGCTTCAGTGCATTCTCTCCGGTACATGACGACCGTTCAGACCGCCGCTGGtattcatccaggagtttctGCTTCACCAGCTCTATCGTCTGGTCTCCATCCGGGCGACTTTCCAGGGCTGTCACCAAACTTCCGAAAGACTCGGGAAGGCTCCGATAGATCATGGCGACCTTAAGCGGAACCTCGAGCTCCAGACCAGCGCACGATAGGCGATCAAATAACTCCTCTAGCTCGACCAAATGCTGTTCGACATTACCACCTTCGGCCATGTTCAGGCTGCAGATACGACGCAAAACTGACACGCGTGACGTCATGGTCGTCTTCTCGTGAAAATCTTTCAGGCGGTTCCATGTTTCCTCGGCAGAAGTAGCACCACGAATCAAATTTAGTTGGCTGTCTTCCACGTAGAGCACAATTGCACCGTGTGCCTTACGATCAGCCTTCGTCCATTCTGACGTTACCGGTTGCGGTGCCGGATCCTCAACTGCAAACCACGTATCTTCTCGTTTTAAAAACATCTCCATACAGGTCTTCCAAACTTGATAGTTTAGATTGTTCAGCCGGGCGAAAAGGTATTTGTCACTCATCTTGTTTTGTATAACGAAGCAAAACAACAAAACGCGAGTCAACACAATATTCTTCCACCCGCACGACCACACGAGCCCAAACAATCTCACTGCTCACGACTCACGCGAAAATGTTTTTTCCGCCGCAAACTAACGGCACCGCACGCGAACACAACCTCAAAAAAGGTTTCACTGCTTCTAGAGCTTTTCGTCCAAAAAATACGATACTTCTTTCACTCGAAATACTGGGCTCATAACCTGTGGGAGAATACCGACGGAACACCCAACAGGAATGCAGCGGACAGCCCAATCAGCGAGACGGTAGAACGGAATCACCTTGGGACTTTGCGCGGAGTAAATGAAAAGCAGCGTATTCGAAACTGAACTTTATTTCGCGACGGTTCACATTTGAATGAATTGAAACGTGTTACTTTTTCTCTTGGCGATGTCGATTAGTTGGTAGCCCTTTAGTACAGAGGCGGCGAACGGAAAAATGTCACCCCCATCTACACTTCCAACATTTTCATTAATTTTATACAGTTATAATAAACAGTTACTCACAGTGTGAGTCCTTACAGATATGCAGTTGATTTGGAACCAAGCGTTGCACGCATCAATCTAATTAATTTCGtgtggaaaaccatgttcaggcTTTATCTGCCACATGCACACGAATCACCGATTACAATATGACTCAAATTTATAAATTCTACCTTATCGCAATACGAATCTTTGAGTTTTTCTTAAATTCACTATTTATTTCATCTATCCAATTTCTCTTTCACAGGATCCACTATGTGAAGTCATCACAATGGAAACGATTCAAACGTACAAGGGACACAAACCGGATCGCACGGTAGTTTTCAAGGAGAAATTCGACCTAACCGGGAATGACATGACCAAGTCACTCTCCACCAGCAAGTTGATGGGGTCACCTCGGCTGTCGATCAGCCCTCTTAGAACGGTTCTCACCACCACAACCGAGCTGGAACAGCAGAGTGCTTCGACCAGATCGGCAATTAAGAGCgatcgcaacaacaactgcacCACTTCAACAATAGTCACTAGTCATGCAGTTTTGAAAGAACAACGTCATAAATCGTTGGATAGGAGCAATAACAATAGCAGCAATCGGAATGAATTCACTCCGTTAACTCCGAAGTCAACGAGGTGTTCCAAAAGTCCATCAATCGGTATTCTACGACAGAAGTCCCCATCGCTGTCGGCGTCGCAGAACTCACTGCGGCGGTCACTATTCAACGACTTCGAACTGGAATGTCTGAAAGCCCACAACGAGTACCGGACCAAGCATGGCGTTTTGCCACTTAAATTGAACAAGCGACTGTGCAGGTACGCTGAAGAATGGGCCAAGGTTATTGCCGCGCGAGGGGTGCTGGTTCACCGAAGTAATTCGCAGTACGGCGAGAACATTTTCTGTTCGTGGAGTTCGCCGAACGCGACGGTCGTCATCACCGGACGGGAACCGGTGGAGAATTGGTACAGCGAGGAATCTACGCACGTGTACGGAAAGGAACCGGCCACGCTCAAGACTGGTCACTTTACGCAGGTCGTATGGAAGGACAGTCGGGAGCTGGGAATCGCGGTTGCCCGCAATAGGTGAGCCATAATAGATATTTGCGGTTATCATTCAGATTAAGGTTATTGGTTTTTGATCCTGAAGATACAAGGTTTACGAGTTTATTGACATGGTCAAAGTTCActcatattatttttatttaatttctcattGTTAATTATCATTTCAAATACCTCGTAAATGGTTGTAATCTGAATGGGCTTTAAGCGTGCTTCAAGAGAATAATTAGAGCTTCGGTATAACTAGGGATGCCATAAGCTGAGAATAACGTTATTTTATAAACTTTTGAAACTCTTTCAGGTCCGGCCAGGTCTTTGTGGTGGCTAATTATGATCCCCCCGGAAACTACATCGGTAGTTTTGCGAAGAATGTCCCCCCACCGGGAGGATTCGAGATACCAAAGATAATCGTAGACAAGCTGACTAGCGAAACAAGCAAGACCTCGACCGTGAAGGTGGAGAAACACGTTCGGATAGTGGACGAAAATGATCCGGACCAGTTCGATGAATTTTCGCAGACAATGCTCCGTCATCACAATGAACATCGCCGCAGGCACGGTGCTCCCGATTTAGTGTATGTTGTCAAAAACTCAATAGATTGAACGCACTTCATCTAAAAAACTTAACCTTTTCCAGTTTGCACAAAGAACTAGTCCGGGACGCGCAACAATGGGCGGAAATTCTGGCGCGAGACGATCGGTTCACGTACCGTCAGAACTCAAAATATGGAGAAAACCTTTACTGTCTGTGGTCCTCGGATAGGCACGCCAAACCTAGCGCCAAAGATGTTTGCCGGTCGTGGTACGAGGAAGTGAAGCAGTACCCCTTCAATCAAGAACCTCGGGGAGTGATCAAGGGCGGTCAGTTTACCCAGATGGTCTGGAAGGGTACCAAAGAGCTGGGCGTGGGTATTGGTCAAACGCGCAGCGGCAAAGTAATAGTGGTGTGCACTTACTATCCAAGAGGAAATGTTCTGGGACAGTTCATGGCCAACGTCCAAAAGCGATCCGTCTAAAATCCAAGTATCACCGCTTTTAGTCCACACGTCAAGCACAAACGCACTCACTCAAATATCAGGTCTCAATTCATGCCTTATGTAATATTCGAATCGATTACATCCCATAAACGTTGTAAATAACCTGCTACTAGACAAGACTCCTTTATACAAATGAAGAATAACATTCATTCTAACCTGATGCAAGATGCCTTCGATCAGAAATGAGTCCCTCTAACACACATAGGTCGCATTTGTCCTTTTCTTATAAAAGTCCAGTGTTGTATCCAAGTCGGCACATGCGCATATGTAATTTTCATCCAAGCTTTTTATATCGGACATGATTTATAGTAGTAAACGGACAGCACAAAAGAAGTTTGCCATAAGTACGGAAAATGTTTGTAGAAGTTAATCAACGCATATACTTAAGGCcaattcaaaatttataatAATCTTCAAAGTAATTTTGTATTGATAAATTTGATCCACTTAAGCTCACTTATAAATCACTTATAAAGCATTTGTATGTGTAGAACAAAACATTTTTGGTAATGGTTACCCATTAATATTTATAGCAGTATGAAATACGAAGAGATAGCGCTTGATTCGCCATACACTCTGTGTCATTTAAAAGTTCGAGTAAGATTGACGTAAAAGAAATTAAATCTTTTAAATTAAGCTGATTCTGATTTCAGTCCTTGAACAGTCGATTATATCACCGTCCGAGTAACTTCACCCGAGTAGCAAAAATCGGACTGATTTGATAACAGCAACATGATGactcaaatgtagttgacttatgcTAGGGAGTATTTGTTGGCCATAGGAAGGGAACCCTCTCACGAAGAACAACaaatactagagttccctctctacaccacggcaggctactgactgatacttctgccagcaatAGGTATATAGGTATAtactttattcaacaataggtatatacaataatccATAGCAAACTTCCTTAATCTttaccaaagagcaactaca comes from Armigeres subalbatus isolate Guangzhou_Male chromosome 2, GZ_Asu_2, whole genome shotgun sequence and encodes:
- the LOC134218091 gene encoding uncharacterized protein LOC134218091 — translated: MEVCCLKMASRCRPTRSIKDITQLATAGSSHDCGSLSRVVMVRKTDQRVINHKGSQKDPLCEVITMETIQTYKGHKPDRTVVFKEKFDLTGNDMTKSLSTSKLMGSPRLSISPLRTVLTTTTELEQQSASTRSAIKSDRNNNCTTSTIVTSHAVLKEQRHKSLDRSNNNSSNRNEFTPLTPKSTRCSKSPSIGILRQKSPSLSASQNSLRRSLFNDFELECLKAHNEYRTKHGVLPLKLNKRLCRYAEEWAKVIAARGVLVHRSNSQYGENIFCSWSSPNATVVITGREPVENWYSEESTHVYGKEPATLKTGHFTQVVWKDSRELGIAVARNRSGQVFVVANYDPPGNYIGSFAKNVPPPGGFEIPKIIVDKLTSETSKTSTVKVEKHVRIVDENDPDQFDEFSQTMLRHHNEHRRRHGAPDLVLHKELVRDAQQWAEILARDDRFTYRQNSKYGENLYCLWSSDRHAKPSAKDVCRSWYEEVKQYPFNQEPRGVIKGGQFTQMVWKGTKELGVGIGQTRSGKVIVVCTYYPRGNVLGQFMANVQKRSV